Proteins from a single region of Puntigrus tetrazona isolate hp1 chromosome 2, ASM1883169v1, whole genome shotgun sequence:
- the arhgap12a gene encoding LOW QUALITY PROTEIN: rho GTPase-activating protein 12a (The sequence of the model RefSeq protein was modified relative to this genomic sequence to represent the inferred CDS: inserted 2 bases in 1 codon), translating into MADRSVAPGQTYIEVEYDYEYKSKDRLITIKQGESYLLVKKSNEDWWQVRKDETSKPFYVPAQYVREVRRALMPPPKPLSAAGRGGTGPIRPSGLDIPRPDENKKSLCPSPSGNALLPPRDDRGSPGSPKALIPPTQTNTSPGTLPRSRAESPRRQVDGEKDKEFEKSSREKGAIHEEFAGEDGGLDKNRNDSESGDDLSSGSTDNLQTLGPGQGRPDSPVYTNLQELKISQSSAPPLPSSSPLHTNGDWETHKDQNGRHFYYNRSTQERTWKPPRARDSLTRKEEKQDMTDTEVLSSEENCLSSQSDSQYGSPPRGWSEEMDEHGHTLYVSDYTNEKWLRHTDERGRLYYYSADGSRSEWELPKIGLKSQSNHSPLLPGDAHKTRSLDRRLPDSIPIRTRHSVYLHESNDKLKQKSVKDRRTLPPHRKSTFRSHPYRPQDTKTGSPDSDSSCPSSPKPPHSPSEKCGTLNMTKITEHGKKVRKSWTSYWTVLQGSSLQFNKGQGGGTGWFGRDQKLEFSVELKGGSVDWASKDKSSKKHVLELKTRQGMELLLQSDNEXIINEWLKALNEAIHAYAWESDEAIEEDMPESPDTEKHDKEKEQRNSKKGRDIKKSISMDNAEQKKKTKLMKLLTGRPTLQAVKDKGYIKDQVFGSSLSSLCQRESTTVPHFVSMCIEQVEKNGLGVDGLYRVSGNLAIIQKLRFAVNHDETVDLGDSKWEDIHVTTGALKMFFRELPEPLFPYAFFNNFITAIKMPDYKQKVQTVKDLMKQLPRPNHDTIQALFKHLKKVIQHVDVNRMTTQSVAIVFGPTLLRPEVETANMAVHMVYQNQIVELVLMEYETIFGR; encoded by the exons ATGGCAGACCGCTCTGTGGCTCCAGGTCAGACGTACATAGAGGTGGAGTATGACTACGAGTACAAATCCAAAGACCGTTTGATCACCATTAAACAGGGGGAAAGTTACCTGCTTGTGAAGAAGTCCAATGAAGACTGGTGGCAGGTGCGCAAGGACGAGACCAGTAAACCCTTCTATGTCCCAGCGCAGTATGTGAGGGAGGTGCGCCGTGCTCTCATGCCCCCCCCTAAACCTCTGAGTGCAGCAGGTCGAGGGGGGACTGGACCCATTCGACCATCTGGCCTGGACATTCCACGGccagatgaaaacaaaaaaagcctgtGTCCCTCTCCCTCTGGCAATGCTTTACTGCCACCCAGGGATGACAGAGGCAGCCCAGGCAGCCCGAAGGCTCTCATCCCTCCCACACAAACTAACACTTCACCTGGCACACTTCCCCGTTCCAGAGCCGAGTCCCCAAGACGCCAAGTAGATGGAGAGAAAGATAAAGAGTTTGAGAAGAGCAGTCGAGAAAAAGGTGCGATTCATGAAGAGTTTGCCGGAGAGGACGGCGGCCTGGATAAGAACCGAAATGATTCAGAATCCGGGGATGATCTCAGTAGCGGTTCAACTGATAACCTACAG ACTTTAGGTCCAGGGCAGGGCAGGCCTGACTCTCCTGTCTACACAAACCTGCAGGAGCTGAAGATCTCTCAGTCCTCAGCCCCTCCACTGCcatcctcctctcctctccacaCCAATGGCGACTGGGAGACTCACAAAGACCAGAATGGCAGACACTTCTACTACAATCGCAGCACGCAGGAGAGGACCTGGAAACCCCCACGGGCACGGGACAGCCTCACCAGGAAAGAGGAGAAACAAGACATGACTGACACAGAG GTTCTATCATCGGAGGAAAACTGTCTGAGCAGCCAATCAGACAGCCAGTACGGTTCGCCCCCTAGAGGCTGGTCTGAGGAAATGGATGAGCATGGACACACACTCTATGTGTCTGACTATACTAATGAGAAG tggTTGAGACACACAGATGAGCGAGGCCGGCTGTATTACTACAGCGCAGATGGCTCCAGATCTGAGTGGGAGCTTCCTAAAATCGGTCTCAAATCACAG TCCAATCACTCACCTCTGCTACCAGGAGATGCGCACAAAACTCGTAGTCTCGACCGGAGACTGCCTGATTCCATTCCTATCAGGACGAGACACAGCGTATATTTACACGAGTCCAATGACAAG TTAAAACAGAAATCTGTCAAGGATCGGCGAACCTTACCCCCGCACCGCAAAAGCACCTTCCGCTCTCACCCTTACAGGCCACAA GACACCAAAACTGGCTCACCTGACTCTGACTCCTCCTGTCCCTCCTCTCCTAAACCCCCACACTCT CCATCAGAGAAATGTGGCACTTTAAACATGACTAAAATCACTGAACATGGAAAGAAGGTCCG GAAGAGCTGGACCTCCTATTGGACAGTTTTGCAGGGTTCTTCGTTACAATTTAATAAGGGCCAAGGGGGTGGGACTGGTTGG TTTGGTAGAGACCAGAAACTGGAGTTTAGTGTGGAACTCAAAGGAGGTTCAGTGGACTGGGCTTCCAAAGACAAATCCAGCAAGAAACATGTTCTAGAG CTGAAGACTCGACAGGGCATGGAGCTCCTCTTGCAGTCAGATAACGA TATCATCAATGAGTGGCTCAAGGCTTTAAATGAAGCCATACATGCATAC GCTTGGGAGTCCGATGAGGCCATTGAAGAAGACATGCCAGAATCTCCTGATACTGAGAAGCAtgacaaagaaaaagagcaaagaaacTCCAAAAAGGGTAGAG ATATTAAGAAATCCATAAGCATGGATAATGcagaacagaagaagaagacCAAACTGATGAAGCTTCTCACTGGCAGACCCACTTTACAGGCCGTCAAAGACAAGGGTTACATTAAAG ATCAGGTGTTTGGCTCTAGTTTGAGCAGTCTTTGTCAGAGAGAAAGTACCACTGTCCCTCACTTTGTCTCAATGTGTATTgagcaggtggagaaaaacg GGTTAGGAGTGGATGGTCTGTACAGAGTCAGTGGAAATTTGGCCATTATACAAAAACTGAGATTTGCTGTTAATCACG ATGAGACAGTGGATTTAGGTGACAGTAAATGGGAGGACATTCACGTGACCACTGGAGCCCTGAAGATGTTTTTCCGTGAGCTGCCCGAACCTCTCTTCCCCTACGCTTTCTTCAACAACTTCATCACAGCTATCA aaatgCCAGATTATAAACAGAAGGTCCAGACAGTTAAAGATCTGATGAAGCAACTGCCACGGCCAAACCACGACACCATACAGGCCCTCTTCAAACACTTGAAAAA AGTAATCCAGCACGTCGACGTGAACAGGATGACCACACAGAGCGTAGCGATCGTGTTCGGCCCCACTCTTTTACGGCCAGAGGTAGAGACGGCAAATATGGCCGTGCACATGGTGTACCAGAATCAGATTGTTGAGCTCGTTCTTATGGAATACGAGACCATATTCGGCAGGTAG